A region from the Bacillaceae bacterium S4-13-56 genome encodes:
- a CDS encoding MFS transporter, with protein MKKHMLLITTVALGILLNPLNSSMIAVGLSRIQQDFQLSYSDASWLISTYYLASAVGQPVMGKLSDLFGRKRMFMIGLILIVIASILAPFSPGYGWLIGFRIIQSIGSSTLFPAGMGIIRHVITENQAKALGTLSIFSSVSAAFGPSIGGFLIHFGDWPAIFLINFPFIIVSFLLAIKVLPKDPVREKKHVKLDYIGIFLFTGMIVSWLLFLLGLETTFSWWKLVLSILLTVVFYFFESKNKDPFVDVLALKKNMNVTFVYLQSILINIIFYSVFFGVPTYLQDGMHLESNITGVLMLAVASFGVIIAPLAGKWIDTNGSKPILLVGSVSVILGALLLLTINLESSYGWIFFALSVLGVSNGFNNIGIQTALYSFVTPEETGTASGLFMTSRYMGTILSSSLLGILFGKEVTTNHFHMIGVVGAIVGVGVLLLSIRMPNKKNATSTG; from the coding sequence TTGAAAAAACATATGTTGTTAATTACCACAGTGGCGTTGGGGATCCTGTTAAATCCTTTAAATTCATCCATGATTGCTGTGGGGCTTTCAAGAATTCAGCAAGATTTTCAACTATCTTATTCTGATGCATCTTGGCTTATTTCTACATATTATTTAGCGAGTGCTGTGGGCCAACCAGTAATGGGAAAACTGAGTGACCTTTTTGGGAGAAAACGCATGTTCATGATTGGACTAATATTAATTGTTATTGCATCTATTCTTGCTCCTTTTTCTCCAGGGTATGGTTGGTTAATTGGCTTTCGAATCATTCAATCAATTGGGAGTTCTACGCTGTTTCCTGCTGGGATGGGAATCATTCGCCATGTGATTACCGAAAACCAAGCAAAAGCATTAGGAACACTTTCCATCTTTTCATCTGTTTCTGCGGCTTTCGGACCATCAATTGGAGGATTTTTAATACATTTTGGAGATTGGCCAGCTATCTTTTTAATTAATTTTCCGTTTATCATTGTATCCTTTCTACTGGCGATTAAGGTTCTCCCTAAAGATCCGGTTCGCGAGAAAAAACATGTCAAGCTAGACTATATAGGAATTTTTCTGTTTACGGGAATGATTGTTAGTTGGTTGTTGTTTTTACTAGGACTTGAAACCACCTTTAGCTGGTGGAAATTAGTACTGAGTATTTTGTTAACGGTGGTATTTTATTTTTTTGAATCAAAAAATAAAGATCCGTTCGTGGATGTCTTGGCTTTAAAGAAAAATATGAACGTCACGTTCGTTTATTTGCAGTCTATTTTAATCAACATTATCTTTTACTCTGTCTTTTTCGGAGTCCCGACCTACTTGCAGGATGGGATGCATCTTGAATCGAATATTACTGGGGTTTTAATGTTGGCTGTAGCCTCTTTTGGAGTAATTATTGCCCCACTTGCGGGAAAATGGATTGACACTAATGGATCTAAACCAATTTTATTAGTAGGTTCCGTGAGTGTTATTTTAGGAGCTTTGTTGTTACTTACAATCAACCTTGAATCAAGCTACGGCTGGATTTTCTTTGCCCTTTCTGTACTTGGAGTGAGCAATGGGTTTAATAATATAGGGATTCAAACAGCATTGTACAGTTTTGTGACTCCAGAAGAAACAGGAACAGCATCCGGACTATTCATGACTTCTCGCTATATGGGAACTATTTTATCCTCTAGTTTATTAGGGATTCTTTTTGGAAAAGAAGTCACAACGAATCACTTTCATATGATCGGCGTAGTTGGGGCAATTGTAGGGGTAGGAGTTCTCTTATTGTCGATAAGGATGCCTAATAAAAAGAATGCTACTTCCACAGGCTGA